Proteins co-encoded in one Chrysiogenia bacterium genomic window:
- a CDS encoding potassium channel protein, translated as MKKQHLSPLHNPQIREYAKLVGSRVIRPTLAVAGVFLYGTLGLYILGDGKWSLIDTAFFTTITLTTVGYGDTLNVESSPMLMAFTMSLMWVGLLVTLYAVSSITAFLIEQYLGKFFKERKMLTKIAALQDHYIICGAGSTGVHVIEEFHGTKRPFVVVDADRERLEHLSHRFEGMLWIAQDALEEETLLLAGIERAAGVVCALHDDSQNMLLTVVCATEGNLKLRIISKCIDHDLIDKFKRAGATGVVSPNFIGGLRIASEMVRPHVVNFLDKMLRQAGAARVEECVVTEEGELAGKSLRNSKIVERTGLRVVAISNDGGQTYDFNPSPEYVLQPDNVCIIIGESDRVAKIREMA; from the coding sequence TTGAAGAAACAACACCTCAGCCCGCTGCACAACCCGCAGATTCGCGAATATGCGAAGCTCGTCGGTTCGCGCGTCATCCGCCCCACGTTGGCCGTGGCGGGCGTGTTTCTCTATGGGACGTTGGGTCTCTACATTTTGGGCGATGGCAAGTGGTCGCTCATCGACACCGCCTTCTTCACGACAATCACCCTCACCACGGTGGGCTACGGCGACACGCTGAACGTCGAGAGCTCGCCCATGCTGATGGCATTCACCATGTCATTGATGTGGGTGGGGCTTCTGGTGACCCTCTACGCGGTCTCTTCGATCACGGCTTTCCTGATCGAGCAATACCTCGGAAAATTCTTCAAGGAGCGCAAAATGCTCACAAAAATCGCGGCCCTTCAGGACCACTACATCATTTGCGGCGCCGGCAGTACCGGTGTGCATGTCATTGAAGAGTTCCACGGGACCAAGCGCCCCTTCGTGGTGGTCGACGCAGATCGCGAGCGGCTCGAGCACCTCTCGCACCGCTTCGAGGGGATGCTCTGGATTGCCCAGGACGCGCTGGAAGAGGAAACACTGTTGCTGGCCGGAATCGAACGCGCCGCCGGGGTGGTCTGTGCCCTGCATGACGATTCCCAGAACATGCTGCTCACCGTGGTCTGTGCCACCGAGGGCAACCTGAAGCTTCGCATTATCAGCAAATGCATCGACCACGACCTGATCGACAAGTTCAAGCGGGCCGGCGCGACGGGCGTGGTCTCGCCCAACTTCATCGGCGGGCTGCGCATCGCCTCCGAGATGGTGCGCCCCCACGTCGTGAACTTCCTGGACAAGATGCTCCGCCAGGCGGGAGCCGCCCGCGTGGAGGAATGCGTCGTGACGGAGGAGGGCGAACTGGCGGGCAAGAGCCTGCGCAACTCGAAGATCGTCGAGCGCACGGGCCTTCGCGTCGTCGCGATCTCCAACGATGGCGGACAGACCTACGACTTCAATCCCTCGCCGGAATATGTACTGCAGCCCGATAACGTCTGCATCATCATCGGCGAATCGGACCGGGTGGCAAAAATCAGGGAGATGGCTTGA
- a CDS encoding acyl-CoA dehydrogenase family protein yields MDLQLTEEQRSTIETIKKYLDKEARPHVSKWEHNDEYPTDVVEGFKEMGLFGATIPEEYGGLGWDVITYALVVEEISACWMSLSGVVNTHLIMANAVKNFGTEEQKKHWLPKMATGEKRGGLALSEAQGGSDVASMRTLAKRDGDQYLINGAKMWITNSDGNTFFLLAKTDPETKPPHAGISGFIIEKGHEGFQVSRNIPKLGYKGLPTSELVFENFPVPAFNLLGGEEGKGFAQVMNGLELGRINVASRAVGVLRAAFEDSVRYAQERETFGKPIWQHQLVGAKLADMASDLEASKLLVLSAALKKQRGERCDLEASMAKLFASQACAKHTLEAMHIHGGYGYTTEFNVERYYRDAPLMTIGEGTNEILKTVIARQIVKRNAI; encoded by the coding sequence ATGGATCTGCAACTCACCGAAGAACAGCGCTCGACCATCGAGACCATCAAAAAGTATCTCGACAAGGAAGCGCGGCCCCACGTCTCCAAGTGGGAACACAATGACGAATACCCCACCGACGTGGTCGAGGGGTTCAAGGAAATGGGCCTCTTCGGCGCCACCATTCCCGAGGAATACGGCGGCCTGGGATGGGACGTGATTACCTACGCCCTGGTGGTCGAGGAAATTTCGGCCTGTTGGATGAGCCTTTCGGGCGTGGTGAACACCCACCTCATCATGGCCAACGCGGTCAAGAATTTCGGCACCGAAGAGCAGAAGAAGCACTGGCTTCCCAAAATGGCCACCGGCGAGAAACGCGGCGGCCTCGCCCTCTCGGAGGCCCAGGGCGGCTCGGACGTGGCCTCCATGCGCACCCTGGCCAAGCGCGACGGCGATCAGTACCTGATCAACGGCGCGAAGATGTGGATCACCAATTCCGACGGAAACACCTTCTTCCTGCTGGCCAAGACCGACCCCGAGACCAAGCCGCCCCACGCGGGCATCAGCGGCTTCATCATTGAAAAGGGCCACGAGGGGTTCCAGGTCTCGCGCAACATTCCCAAGCTCGGCTACAAGGGCCTGCCCACTTCCGAGCTGGTCTTCGAAAACTTCCCCGTCCCGGCCTTCAACCTGCTGGGCGGCGAAGAGGGCAAGGGTTTTGCCCAGGTGATGAACGGACTGGAACTGGGCCGCATCAACGTCGCCTCGCGCGCCGTGGGCGTGCTGCGCGCAGCCTTTGAAGACTCCGTTCGCTACGCCCAGGAGCGCGAGACCTTCGGCAAGCCCATCTGGCAGCACCAGCTCGTGGGCGCCAAGCTCGCCGACATGGCCTCGGATCTCGAAGCATCCAAGCTGCTCGTGCTGAGCGCGGCGCTTAAGAAACAGCGCGGCGAGCGCTGCGATCTCGAAGCCAGCATGGCCAAGCTCTTCGCGTCCCAGGCCTGCGCCAAGCACACCCTGGAGGCCATGCACATCCACGGCGGCTACGGCTACACCACCGAGTTCAACGTCGAGCGCTACTACCGCGACGCCCCCTTGATGACCATCGGCGAGGGAACCAACGAGATCCTCAAGACGGTCATCGCCCGGCAGATCGTCAAACGCAACGCGATTTGA